In a single window of the Candidatus Neomarinimicrobiota bacterium genome:
- a CDS encoding CRTAC1 family protein: MRVQPVVCSILILLAVLPGQRISFKDVAVERDLDFIHDHGGSGEKFYPETMGSGCALFDYDNDGDLDIYFLQGAPLPGWNKDTPLYNKLYRNDGDSLIDVTAESGLGDKSYGIGCATADYDNDGDTDLYVTNFGSDILFRNNGDGTFADVTRTARIDNPLWSASAAFFDADSDGWLDLYVVNYVEFSLDNNPWCGERVSGKRAYCDPDVFEGIPDLFYHNNGDGTFSDMSNVAGIAAERGKGLGVVPTDYDNDGDMDIYVANDKVMNFMFINDGTGTFTEDALFSGVGFNENGQAEAGMGVDWGDYNRDGWLDLFVTNFSGESNTLYMNEKNGFFTDVTFSAGLGQASLDLLGFGTRFVDLDLDGWLDIFVANGHVIDNISDFNRDYTHAQPKKVFMNDGDGTFNDMTDSLGGDLLVPSVGRGTAFGDIDNDGDPDVIISNNNGAANLLINEGTPKNNWIGLHLEGRTFNRDAIGTRVRVKSASGNQIATVNPAASYLASNDKRIIFGLGEDTVVNEITVQWPGGGADRFEKIEPNRYYHIMPGGEIWTIDYQK, encoded by the coding sequence ATGAGAGTCCAACCAGTTGTTTGTAGTATTCTAATCTTACTTGCTGTCCTGCCGGGACAGAGGATCTCCTTTAAGGATGTTGCCGTCGAACGAGATCTCGATTTCATCCATGACCATGGCGGCAGTGGTGAAAAGTTCTATCCGGAGACCATGGGCTCAGGGTGCGCCCTTTTCGATTATGATAACGACGGTGATCTCGATATCTATTTTCTTCAAGGAGCTCCTCTGCCGGGGTGGAACAAAGATACCCCCCTCTATAATAAATTGTACCGAAATGACGGTGACAGTTTGATCGATGTCACAGCGGAGTCAGGCTTGGGGGACAAGTCGTACGGAATAGGGTGTGCCACGGCTGATTATGATAACGACGGTGACACTGATCTGTATGTGACAAACTTCGGCTCCGATATCCTCTTCCGCAATAACGGCGACGGCACCTTCGCTGATGTGACCCGTACGGCGCGGATAGACAATCCGTTGTGGAGTGCCAGCGCCGCCTTTTTCGATGCAGACAGTGATGGCTGGCTCGACCTCTATGTGGTCAATTACGTAGAATTCTCGCTGGACAACAATCCATGGTGTGGAGAACGGGTGAGCGGGAAGCGGGCGTACTGTGATCCAGACGTCTTCGAAGGCATTCCCGATCTGTTCTATCACAATAACGGTGATGGAACCTTTTCGGATATGAGTAATGTTGCCGGCATCGCGGCTGAGCGGGGCAAGGGGCTGGGTGTCGTGCCGACGGACTACGACAACGACGGCGATATGGATATTTATGTGGCGAACGATAAGGTGATGAATTTTATGTTCATCAACGATGGCACGGGCACATTCACCGAAGATGCTCTCTTCTCGGGCGTTGGCTTTAATGAGAACGGTCAAGCGGAGGCCGGCATGGGGGTGGACTGGGGAGATTACAACCGGGACGGCTGGCTCGATCTGTTTGTCACCAACTTCAGCGGTGAGTCCAACACACTCTATATGAATGAGAAGAACGGCTTTTTCACCGACGTCACCTTCAGCGCCGGCTTAGGTCAGGCAAGTCTCGACCTGTTGGGATTTGGAACCAGGTTTGTCGATCTGGACTTGGACGGCTGGCTCGACATCTTCGTGGCGAACGGCCATGTGATAGATAATATTTCGGACTTTAACCGTGACTACACCCACGCCCAGCCGAAGAAGGTGTTCATGAACGATGGCGACGGTACTTTCAACGATATGACCGACTCTCTTGGCGGCGACCTCCTAGTCCCCTCGGTCGGCCGGGGGACAGCTTTCGGCGACATCGACAACGACGGGGATCCGGACGTAATCATTTCCAACAACAACGGTGCCGCCAATCTGCTCATCAATGAAGGTACTCCGAAGAACAACTGGATTGGTCTCCATCTGGAGGGGCGAACCTTCAACCGCGACGCCATCGGGACAAGGGTGAGGGTGAAGAGTGCCTCCGGGAATCAGATCGCCACAGTGAATCCCGCTGCCAGCTATTTAGCCTCCAACGATAAACGGATTATCTTCGGGCTTGGTGAGGATACTGTCGTTAATGAGATTACAGTCCAGTGGCCCGGTGGTGGTGCTGATCGTTTCGAAAAGATTGAGCCGAACCGATACTACCATATTATGCCGGGGGGAGAGATCTGGACGATCGACTATCAAAAGTGA
- a CDS encoding PorV/PorQ family protein, whose amino-acid sequence MNKQKLVFGIVFLLLSNSYSQDEKDVGSSKRGSVGFKFLNIAVDARDASLGGNASMTGNASAAFVNPAGLASISGISVSAGSFGWLAESQAMHAAFAMPLMGGTVGAFYYSLDYGSFNRVGWTLSSDGSSAFDAGSETFGADDNVVGVSYGRGLSDKFSIGGSVKMVSENIDDYSVSAMGFDLGFQFATGYKNIQMGASISNFGADAQDADEEYGAFSLPTNFDFGLAGQVWGDESMGLVGVLNMVKFADLASQFALGGEFAIAGMAKLRGSYNLDSDHTAPLSFGAGVNVAGIALDLSYTIMDNFDPIMRISIGYSM is encoded by the coding sequence ATGAATAAACAAAAATTAGTCTTTGGCATTGTCTTCTTACTGCTAAGCAATTCATATTCTCAGGATGAAAAAGATGTTGGAAGTAGTAAGAGGGGATCTGTAGGCTTCAAGTTTCTGAATATTGCTGTTGATGCAAGGGACGCCTCTCTGGGCGGTAATGCATCAATGACTGGTAATGCTTCAGCGGCATTTGTTAATCCAGCGGGCTTGGCGAGCATCAGTGGTATCAGTGTATCGGCTGGCAGCTTCGGTTGGCTTGCTGAAAGTCAGGCAATGCATGCAGCCTTCGCTATGCCCCTCATGGGAGGGACGGTCGGTGCGTTTTATTACTCTCTTGATTACGGTAGTTTCAACAGAGTTGGCTGGACTCTAAGTTCTGATGGTTCATCTGCTTTTGATGCAGGATCAGAAACATTTGGTGCTGATGATAATGTTGTCGGTGTTTCTTACGGTCGGGGTCTTTCTGACAAATTTTCAATTGGTGGGTCAGTAAAAATGGTGTCCGAGAATATTGATGATTACTCTGTATCAGCTATGGGTTTTGATCTCGGATTTCAATTCGCCACTGGTTATAAGAACATTCAGATGGGAGCATCAATTTCTAATTTTGGTGCTGATGCTCAAGATGCAGATGAGGAGTATGGAGCCTTCTCGTTACCCACGAATTTTGACTTCGGACTTGCAGGTCAGGTCTGGGGGGATGAATCGATGGGACTTGTGGGCGTCCTTAATATGGTTAAGTTCGCTGATTTGGCTTCCCAGTTTGCTTTAGGTGGTGAATTCGCCATTGCAGGTATGGCAAAGTTAAGGGGGAGTTATAATCTAGACTCTGATCACACAGCACCACTATCCTTTGGCGCTGGCGTCAATGTTGCGGGAATCGCCTTGGATCTGAGTTATACCATTATGGATAACTTTGATCCTATCATGAGAATATCGATTGGGTACTCCATGTAG
- a CDS encoding T9SS type A sorting domain-containing protein produces the protein MNYNCRAGYWIVAKVGASYVEGSSGDYVLSLGTQAGTTSQGWENSGSTYSQEPWLSTTKWSFPDDDGLALDQGCVEITADRRSWSYPGTSNEYYRIGEYDFNDFVIEEITITNNCGTDIDYLTLAAKADHDCGWNTESFTINFWADDIVDYDAVTMTTMELDGDNQSTGGNDFGVDDPDRAYRGVRVGQTYIETPAPVDPHTGETQTWASDSANFISHYWWTGDEDPQTPKSRYDIATAVFSSGGDRRGVNPPPMDMRYSQGYGPWPVAAGESVTIVDAVLAGAGLVNAQQAAKNAKQAYAWDYNLPKPPPAPSMDAANFVVKEDKTIDIFWTYTAAQKGAVDPDKGVADFAGFRVYRSAPAPQASMADHLDSDMIDSDLGGSVDFPGAPFGPREMGPWKLLKDGTADDFSDGGDVYTYNDADVTYGMTYWYYVAAYDEAGSDLVHGDVPSLESYSTMNYGGNSGWGTESTTPPSFQFWGPFEEASTKSAETVFVAPNPWKTEVSETFFGAAGALGYFVRFINTDNQEINVYDASGNLVWHSTEATGTSYSWNLISDSGVQVATGVYFWSVGDQTGKLAIIR, from the coding sequence TTGAATTACAACTGTCGTGCAGGTTATTGGATTGTAGCGAAAGTGGGAGCAAGTTATGTTGAAGGTTCAAGCGGTGATTATGTTCTAAGTCTGGGTACTCAGGCCGGAACAACGTCACAAGGATGGGAAAACTCTGGTAGTACCTACTCGCAAGAACCTTGGTTGAGTACTACAAAGTGGTCTTTTCCTGATGATGATGGTTTGGCTCTGGATCAGGGTTGTGTAGAAATCACTGCTGATCGGCGATCTTGGTCATATCCTGGAACCAGTAATGAGTATTATCGCATTGGTGAATACGATTTTAACGATTTCGTCATTGAGGAGATCACAATAACAAATAACTGTGGCACGGATATTGACTATCTAACCCTTGCAGCCAAGGCTGATCATGACTGTGGCTGGAATACAGAAAGTTTTACAATTAACTTCTGGGCTGATGACATTGTGGACTATGACGCGGTTACCATGACAACCATGGAGCTTGATGGTGACAATCAGTCCACAGGGGGCAATGATTTTGGTGTTGATGATCCAGACCGCGCTTACCGCGGCGTTCGCGTTGGTCAAACTTATATTGAAACGCCCGCACCTGTTGATCCTCATACTGGTGAAACCCAGACATGGGCATCAGACTCAGCAAATTTTATATCCCATTACTGGTGGACTGGCGACGAAGATCCACAAACACCCAAATCAAGATATGATATTGCGACAGCAGTATTTAGTAGTGGTGGGGATCGCCGTGGCGTAAACCCACCTCCCATGGATATGCGCTATTCTCAAGGTTATGGTCCATGGCCTGTGGCTGCAGGAGAATCGGTTACTATAGTGGATGCTGTGCTGGCGGGCGCTGGCTTAGTTAACGCTCAACAGGCAGCGAAGAATGCTAAGCAGGCGTATGCATGGGACTACAATTTACCAAAACCTCCTCCCGCCCCAAGTATGGATGCAGCTAACTTTGTGGTCAAAGAAGATAAAACAATTGATATTTTCTGGACATACACTGCGGCCCAGAAAGGGGCTGTGGACCCGGATAAAGGGGTGGCAGATTTTGCCGGATTCAGAGTGTATCGTTCTGCGCCAGCTCCACAGGCATCGATGGCGGATCATTTGGACTCTGATATGATAGACTCGGATTTAGGAGGTAGCGTTGATTTTCCAGGTGCACCTTTTGGTCCTCGCGAGATGGGACCCTGGAAACTCCTTAAGGATGGCACGGCAGATGATTTTTCTGATGGAGGTGATGTCTACACATATAATGACGCTGATGTTACATACGGCATGACATACTGGTATTATGTTGCCGCCTATGATGAGGCTGGGTCAGATCTTGTACATGGTGATGTGCCTTCTCTCGAAAGCTATTCAACCATGAATTATGGTGGGAATTCAGGCTGGGGAACTGAGTCAACGACCCCACCTTCTTTTCAATTTTGGGGCCCCTTTGAAGAAGCTTCTACCAAATCAGCTGAGACAGTGTTTGTCGCTCCAAATCCATGGAAGACTGAAGTGAGTGAGACATTTTTTGGTGCAGCAGGTGCATTAGGTTATTTCGTCAGATTCATCAATACTGATAATCAGGAAATAAATGTTTATGATGCGTCAGGAAATCTGGTCTGGCATAGCACAGAAGCAACAGGTACCTCTTATAGTTGGAATCTGATCTCTGATTCTGGAGTACAGGTTGCAACAGGTGTTTACTTCTGGTCTGTTGGTGACCAGACAGGAAAACTGGCGATCATTCGCTAG